Proteins encoded within one genomic window of Spiroplasma endosymbiont of Agriotes lineatus:
- a CDS encoding IS3 family transposase: protein MSAFNKSRKIYGARKIKAVLIRKDTILSRRKIRCIMIKNNLVSKYTKLKYRNHKTTANNAKISNV from the coding sequence ATCAGTGCATTTAATAAAAGTCGCAAAATTTATGGGGCTCGTAAAATTAAAGCCGTTTTAATAAGAAAAGATACCATCTTATCGCGGCGAAAAATCAGATGCATTATGATCAAAAATAATTTGGTTTCTAAATACACCAAATTAAAATATCGTAATCACAAAACAACAGCCAATAATGCCAAAATCAGTAATGTTTAA
- a CDS encoding tRNA (cytidine(34)-2'-O)-methyltransferase, producing the protein MNTKINIVLYEPEIAGNVGSVMRTCVAINAKLHLIEPLGFFLDDRFIIRSSANYFEFLQYESYEDWNSFLSKNPNSNLFFSTRYGQKPPSAIDFTKSETPIYLVFGKESSGIPKTILQEHLNQCFRLPMSINIRSLNVANVVCAVSYEVLRQLDYLDLSLNEIQKGKDYLQN; encoded by the coding sequence ATGAATACTAAAATTAACATTGTTTTATATGAACCAGAAATTGCTGGTAATGTTGGTTCTGTTATGCGAACTTGTGTTGCTATTAATGCCAAACTGCATTTAATTGAACCATTAGGGTTCTTTTTAGATGATCGTTTTATTATTCGGTCATCTGCTAACTATTTTGAATTTTTACAATATGAAAGTTATGAAGATTGAAATAGTTTTCTTAGTAAAAATCCTAATTCTAACTTATTTTTTTCCACAAGATATGGTCAAAAACCACCTAGTGCTATTGATTTTACAAAAAGTGAAACACCAATATATTTAGTATTCGGTAAAGAATCGTCTGGTATTCCAAAAACGATATTACAAGAACATTTGAATCAATGTTTTCGTTTACCAATGAGTATTAATATTCGCAGTCTTAATGTCGCCAATGTTGTTTGTGCTGTAAGTTATGAGGTTTTACGGCAATTAGATTATTTAGATTTATCTTTAAATGAAATTCAAAAAGGTAAAGATTATTTACAAAATTAA